A genomic window from Halomonas sp. LR3S48 includes:
- a CDS encoding NAD(P)/FAD-dependent oxidoreductase has translation MNSTRIVVVGGGAGGLELVTRLGRRLGRRGKADITLIDRNTTHIWKPLLHEVATGALDSSIDEISYQSHAQLNGYRFQRGTLEGLDRETRQLRLAPVLDDYGQEVLPARTLDYDLLVLALGSVSNDFGTPGVAEHCHFLDSPAQAEAFRHDMLNTFLRYSDPERRQHPRLTVGIVGAGATGVELSAELYDASRMLHSYGFTEMDSRNLEVHLIEAAPDVLPALPERIRGAVRTELERLGVQVHTGTRVVCVEEGAIVTADEQRIETDLNVWAAGIKAPDMLRELGLTLDRNQRIKVEPTLQSVDDPNIFVFGDCASCPQPDGSVVPPRAQAAHQQAQRLYKNLLARLDNGMLKPFRYRDRGSLISLAHFEAIGSLMRGASARSLFIEGRLAKFFYASLYRMHQRAIHGTAKTALILLSDGLNRFIRPRMKLH, from the coding sequence ATGAACAGTACGCGAATCGTAGTCGTCGGCGGCGGTGCCGGCGGGCTAGAGCTGGTCACACGCCTCGGACGGCGCCTGGGGCGACGCGGCAAGGCCGACATCACTCTGATAGACCGTAATACGACCCACATCTGGAAACCCCTGCTGCACGAGGTCGCCACCGGAGCACTCGATTCCAGCATCGATGAGATCTCCTACCAGAGCCATGCCCAGCTCAATGGTTACCGCTTCCAACGTGGCACGCTCGAGGGCCTGGATCGCGAGACACGTCAGTTGCGCCTGGCCCCAGTGCTCGACGACTACGGCCAGGAAGTGCTGCCGGCTCGTACGCTGGACTACGACCTGCTGGTACTGGCACTGGGCAGCGTGAGCAACGACTTCGGCACGCCCGGCGTCGCCGAGCACTGCCACTTCCTCGATAGCCCGGCCCAGGCGGAAGCGTTCCGACACGATATGCTCAACACCTTCCTGCGCTACAGCGACCCCGAGCGACGCCAGCACCCTCGGCTCACCGTGGGTATCGTCGGCGCCGGCGCCACTGGTGTGGAGCTTTCAGCGGAACTCTACGATGCCTCGCGCATGCTGCACAGCTACGGCTTCACCGAGATGGATAGCCGCAACCTTGAAGTTCACCTGATCGAGGCGGCGCCGGATGTGCTGCCGGCCTTGCCCGAACGCATACGCGGTGCGGTACGTACCGAGCTGGAACGCCTGGGCGTGCAGGTGCATACCGGCACCCGGGTGGTGTGCGTCGAGGAGGGTGCCATCGTGACCGCCGACGAGCAGCGCATCGAAACGGACCTGAACGTATGGGCCGCAGGCATCAAGGCACCCGACATGCTGCGCGAACTCGGGCTCACGCTGGACCGTAACCAGCGCATCAAGGTCGAGCCGACGCTGCAGAGCGTCGACGACCCCAACATCTTCGTCTTCGGTGACTGTGCCAGCTGCCCGCAGCCGGATGGCTCCGTGGTACCGCCGCGAGCCCAGGCCGCCCACCAGCAGGCGCAGCGGCTCTACAAGAACCTGCTCGCCCGGCTCGATAACGGCATGCTCAAGCCGTTCCGCTATCGCGACCGCGGCTCGCTCATCTCACTGGCCCACTTCGAGGCGATCGGCAGCCTGATGCGCGGCGCTTCGGCGCGCAGCCTCTTCATCGAAGGGCGCCTGGCCAAGTTCTTCTACGCCTCGCTCTACCGCATGCACCAGCGCGCCATTCACGGTACGGCCAAGACGGCGCTCATCCTGCTCTCGGACGGGCTCAACCGCTTCATTCGCCCGCGCATGAAGCTGCACTGA
- a CDS encoding helix-turn-helix domain-containing protein, with protein sequence MSGVAQPDLAGSTGIGNLRPTQVAAAGLTLERYAPGAALRPYVQCYWQASWWGGGEPAGMELLHPDGATGLLFNFGGALERNGERMRGDCWVDGPKRCTARLAVGETLDLLGVRFLPGMAFPFIGETLSTLAGEGLTPGDALRRLELEALHERLRQASELAGRLTLLEDYLLARVRHSERVPSGLMASLDWLHRHHGQGSIAALVDELPFGQRRLERLFQHHVGLSPKRYARLLRVAHSRELIKQGGAAASLTDTAFAAGYFDQSHFIHDFKAVTGFTPGGYLDHVRRRYGASI encoded by the coding sequence ATGAGTGGAGTTGCCCAGCCTGACCTGGCTGGTAGCACCGGCATTGGAAATTTGCGGCCTACGCAGGTGGCAGCCGCCGGCCTGACGCTCGAGCGTTACGCGCCCGGTGCGGCGCTGCGCCCCTACGTGCAGTGCTACTGGCAGGCAAGTTGGTGGGGTGGCGGCGAGCCGGCGGGCATGGAATTGCTGCATCCGGATGGCGCCACCGGGCTGCTGTTCAACTTTGGCGGTGCGCTCGAGCGCAATGGCGAGCGGATGCGTGGCGACTGCTGGGTCGACGGACCCAAGCGGTGCACGGCACGATTGGCAGTAGGGGAAACGCTCGACCTGCTTGGCGTGCGCTTCCTGCCGGGCATGGCGTTTCCATTCATTGGTGAAACGCTATCGACCCTGGCCGGTGAAGGACTCACGCCGGGGGATGCCCTGCGCCGGCTCGAACTCGAAGCGCTGCATGAGCGGCTGCGGCAGGCATCTGAATTGGCCGGTCGCCTGACACTGCTGGAAGACTACCTGCTGGCCAGAGTGCGCCACTCGGAACGAGTTCCGTCGGGCTTGATGGCATCGCTTGATTGGCTACATCGCCACCATGGCCAGGGCAGCATCGCGGCGCTGGTGGACGAGCTGCCGTTCGGCCAACGCCGCCTGGAGCGGTTATTCCAGCACCACGTGGGGCTCTCGCCCAAGCGTTACGCCCGGCTGCTACGCGTCGCCCACAGCCGCGAGTTGATCAAGCAGGGCGGCGCCGCCGCCTCGCTGACCGACACCGCCTTCGCTGCCGGCTACTTCGACCAGTCGCACTTCATCCACGACTTCAAGGCCGTGACGGGCTTTACGCCGGGGGGCTACCTTGACCATGTGCGACGGCGGTATGGAGCTTCAATCTGA
- a CDS encoding helix-turn-helix transcriptional regulator, translating to MKTDDLHQLAQFLKDRRARVRPEDVGLARGNRRRTPGLRREEVAQLADISVEWYKWLEQAREVRASAKTLERIGNALRLEPIETRYLLRLSGHMPDESAPLAESEGVSKRLQRVLDELSPCPAYIHGRRWDVLAWNDAAELVLGDLQALKGIERNCLHMGLLGPLRNRIPDWEEHATGLIAAFRADYARYRGESLFEELILTLSKQSTEFARWWAEPTVRGWRDGIKHFLHPHLGELAFEHSGFDLADERLSSLRLVTMLPAEGTETRARLISALGDHQI from the coding sequence TTGAAAACCGACGACTTACATCAACTCGCTCAGTTCCTAAAGGATCGGCGCGCAAGGGTTCGCCCCGAGGACGTAGGGCTTGCCAGGGGGAACCGCAGGCGCACGCCCGGCTTGAGGCGCGAAGAAGTTGCCCAGCTCGCCGACATCTCCGTTGAATGGTACAAGTGGCTTGAGCAGGCCCGAGAAGTGAGGGCATCTGCGAAGACCTTGGAGAGAATCGGGAACGCGTTACGCCTCGAACCTATTGAGACACGCTACTTGCTGCGGCTCTCCGGTCATATGCCGGACGAAAGTGCCCCACTTGCTGAGAGCGAGGGTGTGAGCAAACGGCTCCAGCGCGTGCTGGACGAACTGTCACCCTGCCCAGCCTATATCCACGGCAGGCGGTGGGATGTGTTAGCGTGGAACGATGCCGCCGAATTGGTCCTCGGCGACCTTCAGGCCCTTAAAGGCATTGAGCGAAACTGTTTACATATGGGCCTGCTGGGGCCTCTAAGAAATAGAATTCCTGACTGGGAAGAACACGCCACAGGGCTTATCGCAGCGTTTCGCGCTGATTATGCACGCTATCGAGGCGAGTCATTGTTCGAAGAACTCATTTTGACCCTTTCGAAACAAAGTACTGAATTCGCGCGCTGGTGGGCTGAGCCTACAGTTCGCGGTTGGCGGGATGGAATCAAGCATTTTCTTCACCCACACCTTGGGGAGCTCGCTTTCGAGCATTCAGGTTTTGACCTCGCTGACGAGCGGTTGAGCAGCCTGCGCCTAGTCACCATGCTTCCCGCCGAAGGAACCGAGACACGTGCAAGACTCATATCGGCCCTCGGTGACCACCAGATTTGA
- a CDS encoding MFS transporter: protein MEQSATSISQPTVHNPWMGLWVILSAAFMAILDVFIVIVAAPTIRGDLGASAADIQLILAAYNLAFGLTLITGGRLGDLYGRRRIFLTGVLLFTLASLAASLAPTTETLIGMRIVQGLAAGLMMPQVFSIIQVCFDDKGRGKAFGAFAFVSGVAATGAQLAGGVLLALDLFGLGWRTIFLINVPVGVIAWIAARHYVPESKAPAVARPTLDLVGVVLLTLTLMTVVAPLTLGVEQGWPWWASLGLISSPAMLWAFIRWQRLREARGLMPLVTLSLTRNVSFILGNFMALAFYASNAALFLALPHVIQDGFGHSPLASGLVFMPLALAFSVTAVWVGKFVSHRAEQLVLRGNSVLILAYCILFLAVYMGEIGSNVWWLSPGALLAGIGMGLVQPSINYLSLRTVSQEEVGSASGLLNTSFEIGYALGTVAAGIVFLSAFTDETLLNERSQVAFGYTLVLTSILALTLIAVVLRQPKAMP from the coding sequence ATGGAGCAATCGGCAACGTCTATCAGTCAGCCAACGGTACATAATCCCTGGATGGGCCTTTGGGTCATCCTTTCCGCTGCCTTCATGGCCATTCTCGATGTCTTCATCGTCATCGTAGCCGCACCAACCATACGTGGGGACCTTGGCGCCAGTGCCGCCGATATTCAGCTCATTCTTGCCGCTTACAATCTCGCATTTGGCTTGACGTTGATCACAGGTGGCCGCCTGGGTGATCTCTATGGTAGGCGGCGAATTTTTCTGACAGGAGTTTTACTGTTCACCTTGGCTTCACTTGCCGCAAGTCTTGCGCCTACTACCGAAACGCTTATTGGGATGCGTATTGTGCAGGGTCTTGCGGCCGGTTTGATGATGCCACAGGTCTTCTCGATCATTCAGGTCTGCTTCGACGATAAAGGACGCGGCAAGGCTTTTGGCGCTTTCGCGTTCGTTTCAGGGGTCGCGGCCACTGGGGCTCAGTTGGCCGGTGGGGTGCTTCTTGCACTGGACCTGTTTGGTCTCGGATGGAGAACAATCTTTCTTATCAATGTGCCTGTTGGTGTGATCGCATGGATTGCCGCTCGGCACTATGTTCCTGAGAGTAAGGCACCTGCTGTGGCGCGGCCCACACTTGATCTGGTCGGTGTAGTGCTGCTGACGCTTACTCTGATGACAGTAGTGGCTCCGCTGACCCTTGGTGTGGAACAGGGGTGGCCATGGTGGGCGTCCTTGGGGCTGATCTCGTCTCCTGCCATGCTCTGGGCATTCATACGCTGGCAGCGCCTAAGAGAAGCGCGCGGGCTGATGCCGCTGGTGACACTTTCGCTTACCCGCAACGTCAGCTTCATCCTCGGCAACTTCATGGCATTGGCATTCTATGCAAGCAATGCGGCACTTTTCTTAGCCCTTCCACATGTCATCCAAGACGGATTTGGACATTCGCCCCTGGCATCAGGGCTTGTATTTATGCCTCTTGCGCTGGCTTTTTCAGTCACAGCAGTGTGGGTTGGTAAATTCGTCTCACACCGTGCCGAGCAGCTTGTCTTGAGAGGAAATAGCGTATTGATTTTAGCGTACTGTATCTTATTCCTTGCTGTTTACATGGGCGAAATCGGAAGCAATGTGTGGTGGTTGTCTCCCGGTGCTCTCCTTGCGGGTATTGGCATGGGCTTGGTTCAGCCAAGCATCAATTATCTGAGCTTGCGCACTGTATCACAAGAGGAGGTGGGGTCCGCCTCGGGCCTGCTCAACACCAGTTTCGAGATAGGGTACGCGCTAGGTACGGTGGCAGCAGGTATCGTTTTTCTCTCAGCGTTTACTGATGAGACCCTGCTGAATGAACGATCCCAAGTCGCTTTCGGTTATACGCTTGTTCTTACATCGATTCTGGCCTTAACACTTATTGCGGTGGTTTTGAGGCAACCCAAAGCGATGCCTTGA
- a CDS encoding DUF899 domain-containing protein: MSAHDEISHPVVSREEWVAARKELLRREKELTRLRDDLNAKRRALPWVKVEKEYIFETPEGRKTLAELFDGRSQLIVHHFMFGPGWGAGCIGCSFAADHIEGTRVHLEHHDVSLVRVSRAPLDEIEAYRQRMGWQVKWVSSHGSDFNYDYQVSFTPEDIAQGAVTYNYATANVSIEDLSGLSVFYRNDKGDVFHTYSTYGRGDELVDSTYMLLDMTPKGRNETGPNHNLTDWVKRHDEYESARA; encoded by the coding sequence ATGTCAGCGCACGATGAAATATCCCACCCCGTCGTATCCCGTGAAGAATGGGTCGCCGCCCGCAAGGAGCTATTGAGAAGGGAAAAGGAGCTCACCCGCCTGCGCGACGACCTGAACGCCAAGCGCCGCGCCTTGCCGTGGGTGAAGGTCGAGAAAGAATATATCTTCGAGACGCCAGAAGGCCGCAAGACGCTCGCCGAGTTGTTCGATGGGCGCAGCCAGTTGATCGTCCACCATTTCATGTTCGGCCCCGGCTGGGGAGCGGGCTGCATCGGTTGCTCCTTCGCGGCCGACCACATCGAAGGCACACGGGTGCACCTCGAGCATCATGACGTCAGCCTGGTTCGGGTCTCCCGCGCCCCGCTCGACGAGATCGAGGCCTACCGGCAGCGCATGGGCTGGCAGGTGAAGTGGGTCTCCTCGCACGGCAGCGACTTCAACTACGACTACCAGGTCTCGTTCACCCCCGAGGATATCGCCCAGGGCGCGGTCACCTACAACTACGCCACGGCCAATGTCTCGATCGAGGATCTGTCCGGTCTCAGCGTGTTCTACCGGAACGACAAGGGTGATGTGTTCCACACCTACTCGACCTACGGGCGCGGTGACGAACTCGTCGACAGCACCTACATGTTGCTCGACATGACGCCCAAGGGCCGTAACGAAACGGGCCCCAATCACAACCTGACGGACTGGGTGAAACGCCACGACGAGTACGAATCGGCAAGAGCATAA
- a CDS encoding PadR family transcriptional regulator, whose product MTQAKSEPAIGRRIPDYSDPSYWRGTIKMSLSKFFVLSVLHRKPMHGYEVVQAVEKSTKGCCSPSEGTVYPMLNEFEAGGYLSSTAEVVQGRSRKVYALTDKGRDAFQVAVDAWLEATDCILESRRMAGGANSDREGGET is encoded by the coding sequence ATGACCCAGGCAAAGAGCGAACCGGCCATCGGCCGCCGAATCCCGGATTACAGCGATCCTTCGTACTGGCGCGGCACCATCAAGATGTCGCTGTCGAAGTTCTTCGTGCTCAGCGTGCTGCACCGCAAGCCGATGCACGGCTACGAGGTGGTGCAGGCGGTGGAGAAGAGCACCAAGGGCTGTTGCAGCCCCTCGGAGGGTACGGTCTACCCGATGCTCAACGAGTTCGAGGCGGGCGGTTACCTGAGTTCGACCGCCGAGGTGGTGCAGGGGCGCTCACGCAAGGTCTATGCGCTGACGGACAAGGGCCGGGATGCCTTCCAGGTGGCGGTGGATGCCTGGCTGGAAGCCACGGACTGCATCCTCGAGAGCCGCCGCATGGCGGGCGGGGCGAATAGCGACCGGGAGGGAGGCGAGACGTGA
- a CDS encoding MFS transporter, translated as MSRSRVVIALGVSQTLAWGSTYYLPAILAVPMARDLGLSTGTVFAAFSSALVVSAVLGPAVGRRIDGFGGRDVLTVSSLVFAVGLLLLGLAAGPMMLWAGWLVIGVGMGMGLYESAFSTLAGLYGREARGPITGITLLAGFASTVCWPITGWLNAEFGWQNACFTWAAVHLMLGLPLNRLLIPFGIQPPAPRAEASAAEGETTWLPMALLAFVFAVTWFVSTGMAAHLPWLLQIAGLSPAGAIAAAALVGPAQVAARLLEFSLLQRFHPLLSAKLAVVAHPLGALGVMTLGAPLAFVFVLLHGAGNGILTIAKGTLPLAIFGPQGYGLRQGVLMVPARFGQALAPLAFALLIERFGTQALLFSSALGLAALVALLVLQTHAMKEAT; from the coding sequence ATGAGCCGTTCTCGAGTGGTGATCGCCCTGGGCGTTTCCCAGACCCTGGCATGGGGCTCGACCTATTATCTGCCGGCGATTCTTGCCGTGCCCATGGCGCGAGATCTCGGCCTTTCCACCGGCACGGTATTCGCGGCGTTCTCCTCGGCGCTGGTGGTCTCGGCGGTGCTCGGGCCGGCGGTGGGGCGGCGCATCGACGGCTTCGGCGGGCGCGACGTGCTGACGGTTTCCAGCCTGGTGTTCGCCGTGGGGCTGCTGCTGTTGGGGCTGGCCGCCGGGCCCATGATGCTGTGGGCGGGGTGGCTGGTGATCGGCGTCGGCATGGGCATGGGGCTTTATGAATCGGCCTTCTCCACCCTGGCGGGGCTCTATGGCCGCGAGGCGCGCGGTCCCATTACCGGCATTACCCTGCTGGCGGGCTTCGCCAGCACCGTATGCTGGCCGATCACCGGCTGGCTCAATGCTGAATTCGGCTGGCAGAACGCCTGCTTTACCTGGGCGGCGGTGCACCTGATGCTGGGCCTGCCGCTCAACCGCCTGCTGATTCCCTTCGGCATCCAGCCGCCCGCTCCCCGTGCCGAGGCGTCAGCGGCCGAAGGGGAGACGACCTGGCTGCCCATGGCGCTGCTGGCCTTCGTCTTCGCCGTGACCTGGTTCGTCAGTACCGGCATGGCGGCGCACCTGCCATGGTTGCTGCAGATCGCAGGCCTGTCGCCTGCTGGTGCCATTGCCGCCGCGGCGCTGGTGGGGCCGGCGCAGGTGGCGGCGCGCCTGCTCGAGTTCTCGCTGCTGCAGCGTTTTCATCCGCTGCTCTCGGCAAAGCTGGCGGTGGTGGCACATCCGCTCGGGGCGCTCGGCGTGATGACGCTGGGGGCACCGTTGGCGTTCGTGTTCGTGCTGCTGCACGGCGCCGGCAACGGCATTCTCACCATTGCCAAGGGTACGCTGCCGCTGGCCATCTTCGGCCCCCAAGGTTATGGCCTGCGCCAGGGCGTGCTGATGGTGCCGGCACGTTTCGGCCAGGCGCTGGCGCCGCTGGCCTTCGCCCTGCTGATCGAGCGCTTCGGCACTCAGGCGCTGCTGTTCTCCTCTGCCCTGGGGCTTGCCGCCCTGGTGGCGCTGCTCGTTTTGCAAACCCACGCCATGAAGGAGGCGACATGA